In the Bombus pyrosoma isolate SC7728 linkage group LG15, ASM1482585v1, whole genome shotgun sequence genome, one interval contains:
- the LOC122575793 gene encoding DDB1- and CUL4-associated factor 7, with amino-acid sequence MALHSVPPKRKEIYKYEAPWPLYSINWSVRPDKRFRLALGSFVEEYNNKVQIVSLDEETSEFSAKSTFDHPYPTTKIMWIPDSKGLFPDLLATSGDYLRVWRAAEPETRLECVLNNNKNSDFCAPLTSFDWNEVDPNLIGTSSIDTTCTIWGLETGQVLGRVNMVTGHVKTQLIAHDKEVYDIAFSRAGGGRDMFASVGADGSVRMFDLRHLEHSTIIYEDPQHTPLLRLAWNKQDPNYLATVAMDACEVIILDVRVPCTPVARLNNHRASVNGIAWAPHSSCHICTAGDDHQALIWDIQQMPRAIEDPILAYTAAEGEVNQIQWGATQPDWIAICYNKAAEILRV; translated from the exons ATGGCGTTACATAGCGTACCgccaaaaagaaaagaaatctataAATATGAGGCACCATGGCCTTTGTACAGTATTAATTGGTCAGTAAGACCTGATAAGCGATTTCGTTTGGCTCTTGGTAGTTTTGTGGaagaatataacaataaaGTACAAATAGTTTCATTGGATGAAGAGACTTCTGAATTTAGTGCCAAAAGTACATTTGATCATCCTTATCCAACTACAAAAATTATGTGGATACCAGATAGTAAag GTTTGTTTCCGGATCTTTTAGCTACATCTGGAGACTATCTAAGAGTTTGGAGAGCAGCTGAACCAGAAACTCGCTTAGAAtgtgttttaaataataataaaaattcagatttttgTGCTCCTCTTACATCTTTTGACTGGAATGAAGTAGATCCAAATTTAATTGGTACTTCTAGTATAGACACAACATGTACTATTTGGGGATTGGAAACTGGTCAAGTTTTGGGTAGAGTTAATATGGTCACTGGCCACGTTAAAACACAATTAATTGCTCATGATAAAGAAGTATATGACATAGCATTTAGCCGCGCTGGTGGTGGTCGTGACATGTTTGCGTCTGTTGGTGCGGATGGTTCTGTGAGAATGTTTGATTTACGACATTTGGAACATTCGACGATAATATATGAAGACCCGCAACATACACCGCTTTTGAGACTTGCATGGAATAAGCAGGACCCTAATTATCTTGCAACGGTTGCAATGGATGCGTGTgaagtaattattttagaCGTCCGCGTGCCATGTACACCAGTTGCGAGACTTAATAATCATAG AGCAAGCGTTAACGGTATTGCTTGGGCACCACATTCGTCTTGCCACATTTGTACGGCGGGAGATGATCATCAGGCATTAATTTGGGACATACAACAAATGCCACGAGCCATCGAGGATCCGATTCTTGCCTACACCGCTGCCGAAGGAGAAGTGAATCAAATTCAATGGGGCGCCACACAACCTGACTGGATTGCAATTTGTTATAACAAAGCAGCGGAAATTCTCAGGGtgtaa
- the LOC122575791 gene encoding ribonucleoside-diphosphate reductase subunit M2 B isoform X2 translates to MPLQISTKENIRKHLENVSLKDNTSPKKLCISPVISQENGTKNGTKAKDVKTMILKENGFNPELEPLLKENPRRFVVFPIQWPDIWQMYKKAEASFWTVEEVDLSKDVFDWNHLTSDEKHFISHVLAFFAASDGIVNENLVERFSQEVQVTEARCFYGFQVAIENVHSEMYSMLIDTYITDTKERDFLFNAIENLPCVAKKANWALNWINHESATFPERVVAFAAVEGIFFSGSFAAIFWLKKRGLMPGLTFSNELISRDEGLHCDFACLMFKHIIQKPSCDRVTSIIKDAVKIEQEFLTDALPVQMIGMNCTLMCQYIEFVADRLLTELGCEKIYMSENPFDFMEHISLEGKTNFFEKKVGEYQKWGVMQDKVESNFTVNAEF, encoded by the exons ATGCCACTACAAATTTCaacaaaggaaaatattcgtaaacaTCTTGAAAACGTTTCTTTGAAAGATAAC aCTTCTCCaaagaaattatgtatttctcCAGTTATTTCACAAGAGAATGGTACCAAAAAT GGAACTAAAGCCAAAGATGTAAAAACGAtgattttaaaagaaaatggatTCAATCCAGAATTAGAACCATTACTGAAAGAAAATCCACGTAGATTTGTTGTCTTTCCTATCCAATGGCCTGACATCTggcaaatgtataaaaaagcTGAAGCGTCATTTTGGACTGTCGAGGAAGTGGATCTTTCTAAA GATGTATTTGACTGGAATCATTTAACTAGTGATGAGAAACATTTCATATCTCATGTCTTAGCATTCTTTGCGGCTTCTGATGGAATCGTTAATGAGAATCTCGTCGAACGATTTAGTCAGGAAGTACAAGTAACCGAGGCACGTTGTTTCTATGGTTTTCAAGTCGCCATAGAAAATGTGCACTCAGAAATGTACTCTATGTTGATTGATACATACATCACAGATACCAAAGAGag AGACTTTTTGTTCAATGCGATTGAAAATTTACCATGCGTTGCGAAAAAAGCTAACTGGGCATTAAATTGGATAAATCATGAAAGTGCCACATTTCCTGAACGTGTGGTTGCATTTGCTGCAGTGGAAGGTATTTTCTTTAGCGGTAGTTTTGCCGCTATTTTTTGGCTGAAAAAAAGAGGTTTAATGCCAGGACTTACATTTAGTAATGAGCTTATTTCTAGAGATGAG GGACTACATTGTGACTTCGCATGTTTAATGTTCaaacatattatacaaaaacCGTCTTGCGATCGGGTCACATCAATTATTAAAGATGCcgtaaaaattgaacaagAATTTTTAACGGACGCTTTACCTGTTCAAATGATAGGAATGAACTGTACACTTATGTGTCAATATATCGAATTTGTTGCTGATAGATTACTTACAGAATTAGGCTGTGAAAAG atttatatGTCCGAAAATCCATTTGATTTTATGGAGCACATCTCTTTAGAAGGTAAGACGAACTTTTTCGAAAAGAAAGTAGGAGAGTATCAAAAATGGGGAGTAATGCAAGATAAAGTCGAAAGCAATTTTACAGTTAAtgctgaattttaa
- the LOC122575791 gene encoding ribonucleoside-diphosphate reductase subunit M2 B isoform X3 yields the protein MSNTDTSPKKLCISPVISQENGTKNGTKAKDVKTMILKENGFNPELEPLLKENPRRFVVFPIQWPDIWQMYKKAEASFWTVEEVDLSKDVFDWNHLTSDEKHFISHVLAFFAASDGIVNENLVERFSQEVQVTEARCFYGFQVAIENVHSEMYSMLIDTYITDTKERDFLFNAIENLPCVAKKANWALNWINHESATFPERVVAFAAVEGIFFSGSFAAIFWLKKRGLMPGLTFSNELISRDEGLHCDFACLMFKHIIQKPSCDRVTSIIKDAVKIEQEFLTDALPVQMIGMNCTLMCQYIEFVADRLLTELGCEKIYMSENPFDFMEHISLEGKTNFFEKKVGEYQKWGVMQDKVESNFTVNAEF from the exons ATGTCTAACACAGAT aCTTCTCCaaagaaattatgtatttctcCAGTTATTTCACAAGAGAATGGTACCAAAAAT GGAACTAAAGCCAAAGATGTAAAAACGAtgattttaaaagaaaatggatTCAATCCAGAATTAGAACCATTACTGAAAGAAAATCCACGTAGATTTGTTGTCTTTCCTATCCAATGGCCTGACATCTggcaaatgtataaaaaagcTGAAGCGTCATTTTGGACTGTCGAGGAAGTGGATCTTTCTAAA GATGTATTTGACTGGAATCATTTAACTAGTGATGAGAAACATTTCATATCTCATGTCTTAGCATTCTTTGCGGCTTCTGATGGAATCGTTAATGAGAATCTCGTCGAACGATTTAGTCAGGAAGTACAAGTAACCGAGGCACGTTGTTTCTATGGTTTTCAAGTCGCCATAGAAAATGTGCACTCAGAAATGTACTCTATGTTGATTGATACATACATCACAGATACCAAAGAGag AGACTTTTTGTTCAATGCGATTGAAAATTTACCATGCGTTGCGAAAAAAGCTAACTGGGCATTAAATTGGATAAATCATGAAAGTGCCACATTTCCTGAACGTGTGGTTGCATTTGCTGCAGTGGAAGGTATTTTCTTTAGCGGTAGTTTTGCCGCTATTTTTTGGCTGAAAAAAAGAGGTTTAATGCCAGGACTTACATTTAGTAATGAGCTTATTTCTAGAGATGAG GGACTACATTGTGACTTCGCATGTTTAATGTTCaaacatattatacaaaaacCGTCTTGCGATCGGGTCACATCAATTATTAAAGATGCcgtaaaaattgaacaagAATTTTTAACGGACGCTTTACCTGTTCAAATGATAGGAATGAACTGTACACTTATGTGTCAATATATCGAATTTGTTGCTGATAGATTACTTACAGAATTAGGCTGTGAAAAG atttatatGTCCGAAAATCCATTTGATTTTATGGAGCACATCTCTTTAGAAGGTAAGACGAACTTTTTCGAAAAGAAAGTAGGAGAGTATCAAAAATGGGGAGTAATGCAAGATAAAGTCGAAAGCAATTTTACAGTTAAtgctgaattttaa
- the LOC122575791 gene encoding ribonucleoside-diphosphate reductase subunit M2 B isoform X1 has protein sequence MNISILVYILKRWNIVIFCGLLTVYSILINVLLVLLKKFFISPTSPKKLCISPVISQENGTKNGTKAKDVKTMILKENGFNPELEPLLKENPRRFVVFPIQWPDIWQMYKKAEASFWTVEEVDLSKDVFDWNHLTSDEKHFISHVLAFFAASDGIVNENLVERFSQEVQVTEARCFYGFQVAIENVHSEMYSMLIDTYITDTKERDFLFNAIENLPCVAKKANWALNWINHESATFPERVVAFAAVEGIFFSGSFAAIFWLKKRGLMPGLTFSNELISRDEGLHCDFACLMFKHIIQKPSCDRVTSIIKDAVKIEQEFLTDALPVQMIGMNCTLMCQYIEFVADRLLTELGCEKIYMSENPFDFMEHISLEGKTNFFEKKVGEYQKWGVMQDKVESNFTVNAEF, from the exons atGAATATTAGCATATTAGTATACATACTAAAAAGGTGGAATATTGTGATATTTTGTGGATTACTTACGGTTTATAGTATTCTGATTAATGTTTTGTTAG TGCTATTGAAGAAATTCTTTATATCTCCT aCTTCTCCaaagaaattatgtatttctcCAGTTATTTCACAAGAGAATGGTACCAAAAAT GGAACTAAAGCCAAAGATGTAAAAACGAtgattttaaaagaaaatggatTCAATCCAGAATTAGAACCATTACTGAAAGAAAATCCACGTAGATTTGTTGTCTTTCCTATCCAATGGCCTGACATCTggcaaatgtataaaaaagcTGAAGCGTCATTTTGGACTGTCGAGGAAGTGGATCTTTCTAAA GATGTATTTGACTGGAATCATTTAACTAGTGATGAGAAACATTTCATATCTCATGTCTTAGCATTCTTTGCGGCTTCTGATGGAATCGTTAATGAGAATCTCGTCGAACGATTTAGTCAGGAAGTACAAGTAACCGAGGCACGTTGTTTCTATGGTTTTCAAGTCGCCATAGAAAATGTGCACTCAGAAATGTACTCTATGTTGATTGATACATACATCACAGATACCAAAGAGag AGACTTTTTGTTCAATGCGATTGAAAATTTACCATGCGTTGCGAAAAAAGCTAACTGGGCATTAAATTGGATAAATCATGAAAGTGCCACATTTCCTGAACGTGTGGTTGCATTTGCTGCAGTGGAAGGTATTTTCTTTAGCGGTAGTTTTGCCGCTATTTTTTGGCTGAAAAAAAGAGGTTTAATGCCAGGACTTACATTTAGTAATGAGCTTATTTCTAGAGATGAG GGACTACATTGTGACTTCGCATGTTTAATGTTCaaacatattatacaaaaacCGTCTTGCGATCGGGTCACATCAATTATTAAAGATGCcgtaaaaattgaacaagAATTTTTAACGGACGCTTTACCTGTTCAAATGATAGGAATGAACTGTACACTTATGTGTCAATATATCGAATTTGTTGCTGATAGATTACTTACAGAATTAGGCTGTGAAAAG atttatatGTCCGAAAATCCATTTGATTTTATGGAGCACATCTCTTTAGAAGGTAAGACGAACTTTTTCGAAAAGAAAGTAGGAGAGTATCAAAAATGGGGAGTAATGCAAGATAAAGTCGAAAGCAATTTTACAGTTAAtgctgaattttaa
- the LOC122575791 gene encoding ribonucleoside-diphosphate reductase subunit M2 isoform X4 — MILKENGFNPELEPLLKENPRRFVVFPIQWPDIWQMYKKAEASFWTVEEVDLSKDVFDWNHLTSDEKHFISHVLAFFAASDGIVNENLVERFSQEVQVTEARCFYGFQVAIENVHSEMYSMLIDTYITDTKERDFLFNAIENLPCVAKKANWALNWINHESATFPERVVAFAAVEGIFFSGSFAAIFWLKKRGLMPGLTFSNELISRDEGLHCDFACLMFKHIIQKPSCDRVTSIIKDAVKIEQEFLTDALPVQMIGMNCTLMCQYIEFVADRLLTELGCEKIYMSENPFDFMEHISLEGKTNFFEKKVGEYQKWGVMQDKVESNFTVNAEF, encoded by the exons AtgattttaaaagaaaatggatTCAATCCAGAATTAGAACCATTACTGAAAGAAAATCCACGTAGATTTGTTGTCTTTCCTATCCAATGGCCTGACATCTggcaaatgtataaaaaagcTGAAGCGTCATTTTGGACTGTCGAGGAAGTGGATCTTTCTAAA GATGTATTTGACTGGAATCATTTAACTAGTGATGAGAAACATTTCATATCTCATGTCTTAGCATTCTTTGCGGCTTCTGATGGAATCGTTAATGAGAATCTCGTCGAACGATTTAGTCAGGAAGTACAAGTAACCGAGGCACGTTGTTTCTATGGTTTTCAAGTCGCCATAGAAAATGTGCACTCAGAAATGTACTCTATGTTGATTGATACATACATCACAGATACCAAAGAGag AGACTTTTTGTTCAATGCGATTGAAAATTTACCATGCGTTGCGAAAAAAGCTAACTGGGCATTAAATTGGATAAATCATGAAAGTGCCACATTTCCTGAACGTGTGGTTGCATTTGCTGCAGTGGAAGGTATTTTCTTTAGCGGTAGTTTTGCCGCTATTTTTTGGCTGAAAAAAAGAGGTTTAATGCCAGGACTTACATTTAGTAATGAGCTTATTTCTAGAGATGAG GGACTACATTGTGACTTCGCATGTTTAATGTTCaaacatattatacaaaaacCGTCTTGCGATCGGGTCACATCAATTATTAAAGATGCcgtaaaaattgaacaagAATTTTTAACGGACGCTTTACCTGTTCAAATGATAGGAATGAACTGTACACTTATGTGTCAATATATCGAATTTGTTGCTGATAGATTACTTACAGAATTAGGCTGTGAAAAG atttatatGTCCGAAAATCCATTTGATTTTATGGAGCACATCTCTTTAGAAGGTAAGACGAACTTTTTCGAAAAGAAAGTAGGAGAGTATCAAAAATGGGGAGTAATGCAAGATAAAGTCGAAAGCAATTTTACAGTTAAtgctgaattttaa
- the LOC122575799 gene encoding 1,2-dihydroxy-3-keto-5-methylthiopentene dioxygenase, with translation MVRAWYMDNSDADQRLEHHKQLPEYISLEDLFKKTGVEYFKIDYKNYQNDNTLTVLKAERGYTYEDEIECSKECLPNYEEKLKNFFTEHLHTDEEIRLVLDGTGYFDVRDKNDQWIRIEVKAGDLIIIPSGIYHRFTLDIKNYIKAKRYFVGEPVWLPYNRPADGMECRKNYLNRLNNGFQIKSL, from the exons ATGGTTCGTGCGTGGTACATGGATAACAGCGACGCCGATCAACGGTTAGAACACCATAAACAACTACCTGAATATATTTCTCTCGAGGATTTGTTCAAGAAAACAggtgttgaatattttaag ATTGATTACAAAAACTATCAAAATGATAATACGTTGACGGTATTGAAAGCGGAACGTGGTTATACATACGAAGACGAAATAGAATGTTCTAAGGAATGTCTCCCGAATTACGAGGAAAAA ttaaaaaatttcttcacCGAACATCTCCATACTGACGAAGAGATAAGGTTAGTTTTGGATGGAACAGGATATTTTGATGTTAGAGACAAGAATGACCAATGGATACGTATTGAAGTTAAAGCTGGGGATTTGATAATTATTCCAAGTGGAATATATCATAGGTTTACTTTGGATATTAAA AATTACATCAAAGCAAAACGTTATTTCGTGGGCGAACCTGTTTGGTTGCCATACAATAGACCAGCTGACGGCATGGAATGCCGTAAAAATTACCTAAATCGTTTGAACAATGGCTTTCAAATAAAGTctctttaa
- the LOC122575782 gene encoding uncharacterized protein LOC122575782 has protein sequence MEWSDKLNEFYKKIQMYLMKTSQECGELKLLTLCITTENNNHIEHICKSMNNIFKTYNIPIEEKTSINNERCIQSYKYLLLNTNFENQERLAEDFVSGHLVDMCPPLSPYLLIQILWSLEYEEVLIESLLYMPLDLCTEVVKTVTKCIDRLPFQRLVKAIYQLILIIYTKFSQLKECSVQSKNVEESIQNLLMSFEEFLQLLTNPKLPYLMEASGLKKCERHGIMLKKLICTIRKCLENKSKKILISSELEKLYSITFGREALVRCENTLVENTISTLNQQLVNLLLTKIKEVDCNIYLSWAELDDQENNMISLQRSIGIECYYFIDFVSNDKELSENTHLIECLQQLSCKSDPKQSSFALSLSELCCAIHSGKKELMRELLCRYKEWDRTALDFVYDNRSLLEKRDCLTLLEYLTFVLTQSTEEDLKEFSYTLVIKILSCQSVTDIYEIITMYLTKYDGKSYLECPHTDEAFHEFIMRNTNLQTSTNLKTVLLFLLKNPKMVLTVLLKITIGHSHYRNIMISPNDLLLLSPFMQIREGNNQILLTSVLRVICMENTEWNAKKFMDLVNIMLDNSVIKVHDLINNVYIPYLRQDTFNVSNISSVLNSIHKLQVKCTKDTNIKDLIIALSRRMSFLRKNTSISKYVSNEIFIQITRILPYFLENKNFPVSMKKDIIDGIDSVIEPIDKLHFSSLWHFIQKGVSVIYIIEDYQRRCFVVLNRLKEDPKTSEKLRHYLSNLNLLREDFLRHLIIRSTEEEYQRICSELTIVYWFVFGWNDIIDAYDHILRVTMEACCLSLEYPSIGGYDLFTFLLKSSMRFSRTFVSLDGIENYEQVYQTLIKNINQLDGSIRHSPYADLFTTCITHLNDQTENNSANFLQDALNTFHHFSDQCFEYNKYNEYSEATYKIPHSLKVSNCYVTYEIISACMKVPATEAYECIRRMNDLFVPK, from the coding sequence ATGGAATGGTCAGACAAactaaatgaattttacaaaaagattCAAATGTATCTAATGAAAACGAGTCAAGAATGTGGAGAATTGAAATTACTTACTTTGTGCATTACAACTGagaataataatcatattgaACACATATGTAAATCAatgaacaatatatttaaaacctATAATATACCTATAGAGGAAAAGACttcaataaataatgaaagatGTATACAGTCATATAAatacttattattaaatactaattttGAGAATCAAGAACGTTTGGCAGAAGATTTTGTCAGTGGTCACTTGGTTGATATGTGTCCACCTTTATCTCCATATTTgcttatacaaatattatggAGTCTTGAGTATGAGGAAGTTTTAATTGAATCTCTTTTATATATGCCGCTTGATCTGTGTACAGAGGTAGTGAAAACAGTTACAAAATGTATAGACAGATTACCCTTTCAAAGATTAGTTAAAGCTATATATCAATTGATACTAATCATATACACTAAATTCTCTCAATTAAAGGAATGTAGTGTACAGTCCAAGAATGTCGAGGAAagcatacaaaatttattaatgagTTTTGAAGAATTCTTACAATTGTTAACAAATCCAAAGTTACCTTATTTGATGGAAGCATCAGGCTTAAAGAAATGTGAACGACATGGTATCATGTTAAAGAAGTTAATTTGTacaataagaaaatgtttggaaaacaaaagtaaaaagatattgattTCTAGTgaacttgaaaaattgtatagcattacgtttggAAGAGAAGCACTTGTAAGGTGTGAAAATACATTGGTAGAAAATACTATATCGACATTAAATCAACAATTGGTGAACTTATTGCTGACTAAAATCAAAGAAGTTgattgtaatatttacttaagCTGGGCGGAGTTGGATGATCAAGAAAACAATATGATCTCTTTACAACGTTCCATTGGAATTGAATGTTATTACTTTATAGATTTTGTATCAAATGATAAGGAATTATCGGAGAACACGCATTTGATAGAATGTTTACAACAATTATCATGTAAATCAGATCCTAAACAGTCGAGCTTTGCTTTAAGTCTATCAGAACTCTGTTGTGCCATACATAGTGGTAAAAAGGAGCTCATGAGAGAATTACTATGTAGGTACAAAGAATGGGACCGCACGGCGCTTGATTTCGTTTATGACAATAGATCATTACTAGAAAAAAGAGACTGTTTAACACTGTTAGAATATCTTACTTTTGTTCTTACGCAATCAACAGAGgaagatttaaaagaattcaGTTACACtttagttataaaaatattatcgtgtCAAAGTGTAacagatatttatgaaattataacgatgtatttaacgaaatatgaTGGTAAAAGTTATTTAGAGTGTCCGCACACAGATGAAGCATTTCACGAGTTTATTATGCGAAACACAAATTTACAAACTTCCACGAATTTAAAAACGGTTTTactgtttcttttaaaaaatcccAAAATGGTACTAACAGTACTTTTGAAAATTACTATTGGTCATTCtcattatagaaatattatgatTTCTCCCAATGATTTACTTTTACTATCACCATTTATGCAAATAAGAGAAGgcaataatcaaatattattaacaagtGTGCTAAGAGTTATTTGTATGGAAAATACAGAATGGAATGCTAAGAAATTCATGGACCTCGTGAATATCATGTTAGACAATTCTGTAATTAAAGTACATGACTTGATAAATAACGTTTATATACCATATTTGAGGCAAGATACCTTTAATGTATCAAACATAAGTTCTGTTCTTAATAGTATTCACAAACTGCAGGTGAAATGTACCAAAGATACGAATATTAAAGACTTGATAATAGCTCTTTCGAGAAGAATGTCGTTCCTTCGAAAAAATACAAGCATCTCCAAATATGTaagcaatgaaatatttattcagatAACAAGAATATTGCCATATTTtttggaaaacaaaaattttcctgtttcaatgaaaaaagaCATTATTGATGGGATTGATTCTGTCATCGAACCAATAGACAAGTTACATTTCTCTTCCCTTTGgcattttatacaaaaaggCGTcagtgtaatttatataatcgaaGATTATCAAAGACGTTGTTTTGTTGTATTGAACAGATTAAAAGAAGATCCAAAAACTTCAGAAAAATTGCGACATTATTTgtctaatttaaatttattaagagAAGACTTTTTGCGCCATTTGATCATTCGTTCGACCGAAGAAGAATATCAGAGAATATGTTCTGAGCTTACTATAGTTTATTGGTTCGTTTTTGGATGGAATGACATAATCGATGCATACGATCATATTCTACGTGTGACGATGGAGGCGTGTTGTTTATCTCTAGAATATCCATCTATCGGTGGATACGatttattcacatttttacTTAAATCTTCCATGCGTTTCAGTAGAACTTTTGTATCGCTTGatggaatagaaaattatgagCAAGTATACcaaacgttaattaaaaatatcaaccAACTCGATGGAAGCATAAGACATAGTCCTTACGCGGATCTATTCACTACCTGTATTACGCATTTAAATGatcaaacagaaaataattctgCAAATTTTCTGCAAGATgctttaaatacttttcatcATTTCAGTGATCAGTGCtttgaatataataagtaCAATGAATATAGTGAAGCAACATATAAAATACCTCATTCTCtaaaagtttcaaattgtTATGTGActtacgaaataatttctgcTTGTATGAAAGTACCTGCAACAGAAGCTTATGAATGTATTAGGAGAATGAACGATCTATTTGTcccgaaataa
- the LOC122575800 gene encoding ras-related protein Rap-2a, with protein MREFKVVVLGSGGVGKSALTVQFVSGCFMEKYDPTIEDFYRKEIEVDNSPCVLEILDTAGTEQFASMRDLYIKNGQGFVVVYSLTNHQTFQDIKAMKELITRVKGTERVPVLLVANKLDLEHQREVDTAEGNALAQLWGCPFVEASAKHRTNVNDVFAEIVREMNVSPEKEKKSYCCCSIL; from the coding sequence ATGCGCGAGTTCAAGGTAGTCGTCCTCGGCTCGGGCGGGGTAGGCAAGAGTGCACTTACTGTGCAATTTGTTTCGGGATGTTTTATGGAGAAGTACGATCCGACGATCGAGGACTTTTATCGGAAGGAGATCGAAGTGGACAACTCGCCGTGTGTACTCGAGATCCTCGATACCGCCGGTACCGAACAGTTCGCGAGTATGCGCGATCTATACATAAAGAACGGCCAAGGATTCGTCGTAGTTTATAGTCTGACGAATCATCAGACTTTCCAAGATATCAAGGCGATGAAGGAATTGATAACGCGCGTTAAAGGTACCGAAAGGGTACCTGTATTACTCGTCGCGAACAAGCTTGATCTCGAGCATCAACGCGAAGTGGATACCGCCGAGGGTAACGCTCTGGCGCAACTCTGGGGTTGCCCATTCGTCGAAGCATCTGCAAAACATCGCACGAATGTGAACGACGTGTTCGCGGAAATCGTACGCGAGATGAACGTCAGCCctgagaaagagaagaaaagctACTGTTGTTGCAGCATCctctaa
- the LOC122575802 gene encoding uncharacterized protein LOC122575802: MEFSYINDVAFPNKYNNRKKDLEIDQDHKWYLLAITGRCEREHETGCHLSCIRDASIYEDDYYLLTDRHLANSGCIVLRLRASLLLLYVRTQIILVSDKFKVELLPEHGEEALEVFKMLQDYYRRIIFYSTTLKLIFN; encoded by the exons atgGAGTTTTCATATATCAACGATGTAGCGTTTCCAAACAAGtacaataatagaaaa aaagatTTAGAAATCGATCAAGATCACAAATGGTATTTACTAGCGATAACAGGACGATGCGAGCGAGAACACGAAACTGGATGTCACTTATCCTGCATACGTGACGCTTCCATCTACGAAGACGACTATTATCTACTTACTGATCGTCACTTGGCAAACAGCGGCTGTATCGTGCTTCGTTTACGAGCCTCTCTTCTCTTACTATATGTACGTACCCAGATAATATTAGTGAGTGATAAATTCAAAGTCGAGTTACTACCTGAACATGGTGAAGAAGCTTTGGAAGTATTTAAAATGCTACAGGACTATTATAGAaggattatattttatagtactactctaaagttaatatttaattaa